The Candidatus Nitrosocosmicus franklandus genome contains a region encoding:
- a CDS encoding GNAT family N-acetyltransferase, translated as MSSFYVLNSDSVIVRRTVKKDIPAIVKLQEESFADLAKIGNIWHPDELRSHLEIFPEGQLVAELDGEIVGSATSLIVDLVPEYANHTWKDITADGMLTTHTYKGDSLYGADISTHPKVRHKGIGHKLYQGRKDVTMKFNLKRMIAGGRLYNYCDYANEFTPLEYALKVVRCEIHDLVLSFDLINGFRFIKILTNYLEDARSLNYASFIEWKNPHFNTASIS; from the coding sequence ATGAGCTCATTTTATGTTTTGAATTCGGATTCCGTTATTGTTAGACGAACAGTTAAGAAAGATATACCTGCAATAGTAAAATTGCAAGAAGAATCCTTTGCTGACCTTGCAAAAATAGGAAATATATGGCATCCAGATGAATTGCGGAGTCACCTAGAAATTTTTCCTGAGGGTCAACTAGTTGCTGAATTGGATGGAGAAATAGTTGGCTCTGCCACTAGTCTAATTGTTGATCTCGTTCCTGAATATGCTAATCACACTTGGAAAGATATCACTGCTGATGGCATGTTAACAACACATACGTACAAAGGGGATAGTCTTTATGGTGCTGATATTTCAACCCATCCTAAGGTGAGACACAAGGGAATCGGACATAAGCTTTATCAAGGACGTAAGGATGTGACAATGAAATTTAATCTTAAACGGATGATTGCTGGAGGAAGGTTATACAATTATTGTGATTATGCTAACGAATTTACACCTTTGGAATACGCTCTTAAAGTAGTAAGATGTGAGATTCACGATCTTGTACTAAGCTTCGATCTAATTAACGGCTTTAGGTTCATAAAGATACTCACGAATTACTTAGAGGATGCTCGCTCACTTAACTATGCTAGCTTTATAGAATGGAAAAACCCTCATTTTAATACAGCGAGTATCAGTTGA
- a CDS encoding IS5 family transposase (programmed frameshift) — protein MRRIPDELWDEFKKILPKEKPPKTVGRPIIPYKQVLDGILYVLRTGCQWKMLPKEYGSGSTCHRRFQEWNKLDVFKNAWIKLLKDYDDKIGLNWTWQSIDSISIKSSLGGPKTGNNPTDRSKLGTKRHILTEKKGIPLSVVISPASTHDINLVTDVVDNTVIKRPKSLSRSRRRRRRLQHLCLDKGYKSAEEEQELIKRGYVLHIPIKKKKGKKGEIGKEISMPNRKKYSSKRWVVERTNSWHNRFRKLFTRYEKKDENYLGLAQFSCSIIIYRKLILG, from the exons ATCAGAAGGATTCCCGATGAATTATGGGACGAGTTTAAGAAGATACTGCCTAAAGAAAAGCCTCCAAAAACTGTGGGTAGACCGATTATTCCATATAAACAAGTACTGGATGGGATCCTTTACGTTCTTAGAACGGGGTGCCAATGGAAGATGCTTCCAAAAGAATATGGTTCAGGTTCTACCTGTCACAGGAGATTTCAGGAGTGGAATAAACTGGATGTATTTAAAAATGCATGGATCAAACTATTGAAAGATTATGATGATAAAATTGGTCTCAACTGGACGTGGCAATCCATAGACAGTATATCCATAAAGTCATCTTTAGGGGGGCCAA AGACTGGAAATAATCCCACAGACAGGAGCAAACTAGGCACAAAAAGACACATTTTGACAGAGAAGAAAGGTATTCCTCTATCGGTTGTAATTTCACCTGCTAGCACTCACGACATCAATCTGGTAACAGATGTAGTCGATAATACAGTAATAAAAAGACCAAAATCATTATCCAGATCGAGACGACGACGACGACGATTACAACATCTGTGTCTTGATAAGGGATACAAATCTGCAGAGGAAGAACAGGAATTAATCAAACGAGGATATGTTCTGCACATTCCAATCAAGAAGAAAAAAGGGAAGAAAGGTGAAATTGGCAAAGAAATATCAATGCCAAACCGTAAGAAATATTCTTCCAAGAGATGGGTTGTAGAGAGAACGAATTCATGGCATAACAGGTTTAGGAAACTCTTCACACGATATGAAAAGAAGGATGAAAACTATCTTGGTCTAGCACAGTTCTCTTGTAGTATAATCATCTATAGAAAGTTAATTTTGGGATAG
- a CDS encoding zf-TFIIB domain-containing protein — MRISSRMGVEIDQCPSCKGVWLDRGELEKLTRIQERYEDDHFRKCHDGMDYDDDYYHRRKLKKRAF; from the coding sequence ATGAGAATTAGTAGTAGAATGGGTGTAGAAATAGATCAATGTCCTAGTTGCAAAGGAGTGTGGTTAGACAGAGGAGAACTGGAAAAGTTAACTAGAATTCAGGAGAGATATGAAGATGATCACTTTAGGAAGTGCCATGATGGGATGGATTATGATGATGATTATTACCATAGAAGAAAGCTAAAAAAAAGGGCTTTTTAG
- a CDS encoding metallophosphoesterase: MASKCIPIYPYPILLVETSDYRKFLTISDVHIGCEDRIRRAGVLINPQENINSLVETLMTVHKDTGVSNLIILGDVKSSTNVISRSEWHTVPDFFRSLLNNFEVYIIPGNHDGNLSQLLPTDINLMLARGMQVDDILFIHGHSVPKITPNVKKIISGHLHPTLRKEGSIIHGKRVWIRILLSNGEYIPIASHISDAGRIEVIILPHFNDLLDFFYNSHKRKNVSNKKSKLPFLNSMLHKHKWKIDNAFIYTLDGSLVGTIADLDPILY; this comes from the coding sequence ATGGCCAGCAAGTGCATCCCCATTTATCCTTATCCAATCTTGCTTGTTGAGACCTCAGACTACAGAAAATTCCTCACTATTTCTGATGTTCACATCGGATGCGAAGACAGAATAAGGCGTGCAGGAGTTTTGATCAATCCTCAGGAAAATATTAATAGTTTGGTAGAAACTTTGATGACTGTCCACAAGGATACCGGGGTTAGCAATTTAATCATCTTGGGAGATGTAAAATCATCGACCAATGTAATTTCAAGGTCGGAATGGCATACGGTTCCGGATTTTTTCAGATCTCTATTGAACAATTTTGAAGTATATATAATACCAGGTAACCATGATGGAAATCTAAGCCAGCTTTTACCAACAGATATAAACTTAATGTTAGCCAGAGGAATGCAAGTTGATGATATTCTCTTTATCCATGGCCATTCAGTTCCAAAGATAACTCCAAATGTGAAGAAAATTATTTCTGGTCATCTGCATCCAACTTTAAGAAAAGAAGGAAGCATAATACATGGTAAGAGAGTCTGGATAAGAATCCTTCTTTCTAATGGTGAATATATACCAATTGCAAGTCACATTAGCGATGCAGGTAGAATAGAAGTGATAATATTGCCTCATTTTAACGATTTGCTCGATTTCTTCTACAACTCACATAAGAGGAAAAATGTGTCAAACAAAAAGTCAAAGTTACCTTTTTTGAATAGTATGTTACATAAACACAAATGGAAAATAGACAATGCGTTTATTTATACATTAGATGGTTCTTTGGTGGGAACGATAGCAGATTTGGACCCAATACTCTACTAA
- a CDS encoding putative quinol monooxygenase, translating to MEKTNENSSFRVLATLEAKSESRQELMDFLVSLVIPARKEEGNISYDLYRSTQNPNEFLFDEVWRTKGDFDRHYDSLKSQNNRERVRGLLAKPLEINTYLRVTE from the coding sequence ATGGAGAAGACAAATGAAAATTCGTCCTTTAGAGTGTTGGCAACTCTTGAGGCAAAAAGTGAATCAAGACAAGAGTTAATGGATTTTTTAGTTTCTTTGGTTATACCTGCAAGGAAAGAGGAAGGCAACATTTCTTACGATCTGTACCGTTCAACTCAAAATCCGAACGAGTTTCTCTTCGATGAAGTCTGGCGTACTAAAGGTGACTTTGATAGACACTATGATAGTTTAAAGTCCCAAAATAATCGTGAACGAGTTAGAGGATTGTTGGCTAAACCTCTCGAAATCAACACATATCTGCGTGTAACCGAATAA
- a CDS encoding nitroreductase family protein: MDAYDCIVTKLEVREFDEKTQVPSEIRLKILEAARLTGSSLNTQPWRFVVVQNQNNLGKLANDSTSGKWISAANFAIIIITNPYFRFHLIDAGKVVQNMQLAAWNFGVGSALFTGMDEQKIRDDFAIPVDYKPVIVVGFGYPKRKITGKTKKKNRLPLTELVSFEEYGISTTNTHN, from the coding sequence ATGGATGCTTATGATTGTATAGTGACTAAATTAGAGGTAAGAGAATTCGATGAAAAAACACAAGTTCCATCTGAGATTCGGTTAAAGATTCTAGAGGCTGCTAGATTGACGGGCAGCTCATTAAATACCCAACCTTGGAGATTTGTAGTGGTACAAAATCAGAATAACCTTGGAAAACTAGCTAATGATAGTACTAGTGGAAAATGGATATCTGCAGCCAATTTCGCAATAATTATAATAACTAATCCTTATTTCCGTTTTCATCTTATTGATGCGGGTAAAGTTGTGCAAAATATGCAACTTGCGGCATGGAATTTTGGTGTAGGATCTGCTTTGTTCACTGGTATGGATGAACAAAAAATCCGAGATGATTTTGCTATACCTGTAGATTACAAACCTGTTATAGTAGTAGGATTTGGATACCCAAAGCGTAAAATTACAGGAAAGACTAAAAAGAAAAATAGGCTACCATTAACTGAGCTAGTTTCTTTTGAAGAATATGGTATTTCAACCACGAATACACACAACTAG
- a CDS encoding tRNA (adenine-N1)-methyltransferase, translating into MLIEEGSLVLYYFNSDKKWLIRAEKEKKLHTHLGIIDVGASVGLEYGSSVYTNKDKRIFLLPPTTFDLVMKSQRTTQIVYPKDYGYIAARTGLRNGFQVLEIGTGSAALSTFLASIVMPNGHIHTFDINEDFMSIAKKNLEKSGMIPYVTQRKYEPESIGLLRDIDLVIIDLGDPWQYLEIVHPVMKSGASVVCICPTMNQLENLATSFFRGGFVDVDCVEIFIRKIEAREGKTRPSMRMIGHTTYLGFARKVLK; encoded by the coding sequence GTGCTAATTGAAGAAGGATCACTAGTACTTTATTATTTCAATAGTGACAAAAAGTGGTTGATAAGAGCCGAAAAAGAAAAAAAACTTCATACTCATTTAGGAATTATAGATGTAGGAGCTTCAGTGGGATTAGAATACGGCTCTAGTGTGTATACAAATAAAGATAAGCGAATTTTCCTGCTACCTCCTACTACTTTTGATCTTGTAATGAAATCCCAAAGAACAACCCAGATTGTTTACCCCAAAGACTACGGCTACATTGCGGCAAGGACTGGACTAAGGAACGGATTTCAGGTATTGGAAATAGGAACCGGTAGTGCTGCTCTTTCTACCTTTCTTGCAAGCATTGTAATGCCCAATGGTCATATTCATACATTTGACATTAATGAAGACTTTATGTCTATAGCTAAGAAGAATCTAGAGAAATCGGGGATGATCCCATATGTCACTCAACGAAAGTATGAACCAGAAAGTATTGGCCTGTTAAGAGACATTGACTTGGTAATTATCGATCTGGGGGATCCTTGGCAATATCTTGAGATAGTCCACCCTGTCATGAAGAGTGGAGCATCGGTAGTTTGTATTTGTCCAACTATGAATCAATTAGAGAATTTAGCAACAAGCTTTTTTCGAGGTGGTTTTGTTGATGTAGATTGTGTAGAAATTTTTATAAGAAAAATAGAAGCAAGAGAAGGAAAGACTCGACCTTCCATGCGCATGATTGGTCATACTACATACCTGGGGTTTGCTAGAAAGGTACTAAAGTAG
- a CDS encoding iron-containing redox enzyme family protein, translated as MSLLIDLINTEIEKHSLLKHRFYQLWQEGKLTLDHLAGYSKEYYQLVKIVPEMVQYTLNNNSDPHSGNLIKTTLREENEHVELWKKFASSLNVSAEDLNNYSPDSLTTKAIDNLLKLCTSSFIEGVAAMYAFEKELPKISETKSHGLRKFYGLHEAAAHEYFDTHKEVDIYHAKIWENILNNCPEDIQEKALNAAKNSLKAQNELLDAVQKRYVDGTLVHTEQ; from the coding sequence ATGAGCCTCTTAATTGATCTAATAAATACAGAGATTGAGAAACATAGTTTGTTGAAGCATAGATTTTACCAGCTTTGGCAGGAAGGTAAATTGACCTTGGATCATCTGGCGGGTTACTCGAAGGAATACTACCAATTGGTAAAAATAGTTCCAGAGATGGTTCAGTATACTTTAAATAATAACTCTGACCCTCACAGTGGAAACTTGATCAAAACTACACTAAGAGAAGAAAATGAACATGTTGAACTTTGGAAAAAATTTGCCTCTTCATTGAATGTGAGCGCTGAGGATCTGAATAATTACTCTCCAGATTCTCTTACGACTAAAGCGATAGATAATTTATTGAAACTTTGCACTTCTTCCTTTATTGAAGGTGTTGCTGCAATGTATGCTTTTGAAAAAGAGCTTCCAAAAATAAGTGAAACAAAGAGTCATGGGTTGAGAAAGTTTTATGGTCTTCATGAAGCAGCAGCACACGAATACTTTGACACCCATAAAGAGGTTGATATATACCATGCCAAGATATGGGAAAATATCTTGAATAATTGTCCAGAGGATATACAGGAAAAAGCATTGAATGCAGCAAAAAATTCTTTGAAGGCCCAAAATGAGTTATTAGATGCTGTTCAAAAAAGATATGTGGATGGAACCCTCGTTCATACTGAACAATAA
- a CDS encoding polyprenyl synthetase family protein, whose translation MNERDYQLTPFIERFNEYIEKINDSLSKEIECYSWSEFYLPLKYACQGGKRIRPLILNLAAETILDKSISSMNSKVADNIFSVSSAIELLHTESVIHDDIIDSDNIRRGQPAFHIKYGHNASILTADFILGIILNISAKTNNSHVTRELSKASIKMSEGEMLELRLVKNHKISQKQYINVIENKTASLFEAAAKIGAILANGNEDQINALANFGRLLGIAYQIHDDIIDYNNEERLFNILVKQSEQNNIFIDIMENTYLNYSELARKELERIEGNNRSKRILQDLTNLSSFS comes from the coding sequence TTGAATGAAAGAGATTACCAATTAACTCCGTTCATTGAGAGGTTTAATGAATATATTGAAAAGATAAATGATTCATTATCCAAAGAAATTGAATGCTATTCATGGTCAGAGTTCTATTTACCGTTAAAATATGCCTGCCAAGGTGGTAAACGTATAAGACCCCTAATTCTGAATTTAGCTGCAGAAACTATTCTTGATAAAAGCATAAGTTCAATGAACTCTAAGGTCGCTGATAATATTTTCTCTGTGTCCTCTGCTATAGAATTATTACATACAGAATCCGTAATACATGATGATATAATTGATTCAGACAATATTAGAAGAGGACAACCTGCATTCCATATTAAGTACGGACATAATGCAAGTATCTTAACAGCAGATTTCATTTTAGGAATAATTTTGAATATTAGTGCTAAAACAAACAACAGCCATGTAACGCGCGAACTATCTAAAGCATCTATAAAAATGAGCGAGGGTGAAATGTTAGAATTAAGGCTGGTGAAGAATCACAAAATTTCCCAGAAACAATATATAAACGTGATTGAGAATAAAACAGCTTCACTTTTTGAGGCAGCTGCTAAAATTGGAGCAATACTTGCAAATGGAAATGAAGATCAAATAAATGCGTTGGCAAACTTTGGAAGGCTATTGGGGATTGCCTACCAGATACATGATGATATAATTGATTATAACAATGAAGAAAGGCTTTTCAATATCCTAGTCAAACAAAGTGAGCAAAACAACATTTTTATCGACATAATGGAGAATACCTATTTAAATTATTCGGAACTCGCAAGAAAAGAACTCGAGAGAATCGAAGGAAATAACAGATCAAAAAGAATCCTTCAGGATTTAACAAACTTGAGCTCATTTTCATAA